The following DNA comes from Meleagris gallopavo isolate NT-WF06-2002-E0010 breed Aviagen turkey brand Nicholas breeding stock chromosome 13, Turkey_5.1, whole genome shotgun sequence.
TGTGCTGAGCCCCTGCACTCAGTGGGACCCTCGGTCGTTGGCTACGTCTTGCAGACGGCGTAACAGAGCAGTGTGGTTTTCCTGACAGATTCTCTTAGCTGGTGCTTCACTGTCGTCTTCTAAGAGAATGCCTCTCTTCTTTGTTGGAGTTTCTCCTGTTCTAATCATGCTGTTAATTTCCTTTAGCCTCTGGGGAgaggtggaaagaaaaaattctcattattgaggcaacaaaaaaagcaatgtttttgcTAGTCCTGCAAAAACTGCAGGCTTACAAACGCCTTAGTTTTGGAGCTGTGTACCATACAGAGTGCTTTCTATAACAAACTAACCCTTTTAACCATTGTGCTGGTCCCATTACCGTATTCCAGAGTCTTTCTCAAGCAAGCCTTTTGTGTAAGTTTTTTGATGCTCTGAAGGTGCACGTGGAGCTGAAAGGCCTTCTAGCTGTAGTTATGGCATGTTATCTTACACCATAGGTGCACAGTTCCTACTCTGTGTGAAGATGCTGCTTGGAGAAGGCTTCTGCTTCATTGTGGGTGACTGGAGATGACAGGATTCAGCCTGTTCCATGTTCACTTGGTAAGTCTTTCTGTGCTAAGAGACATTTTTCCTCACTAAGTAGGTAAGAGGGAATGACTGTAGTTCATGTTTGACTCTTTGAGTCTTCATGCCAAACACCCCATCCTGTGGTGTCACTGATGTACGTGCACCATTACCATTACTTTTAAAAGTACACAAGTACCTTGGATACCTcattgctctccagcttcttAGATCTCTGAACTGACAATCTGGTGACAGAGAACATCTTTAACAATGTACGCTAGGAGTGTTGTGCAGTGTTCTCTAatgtcacatcccaacagaaatgacagaattCAGGATTTATAAAACCAAATTAAACCCCTTTAGTCTTACCTTAGATgggctgctgctgaaataatAGAATATTTTCTCTCGATGAGAGAGAGCAGACACATTTTTGTGAGGTGAGATGTACACCGGGTGGTTCTGAGTCAGCTGTACTCTGCGAGGAGAGCTGATTCTCACAAAGGGGTAGGGTGAGAGCGGAGGGGAGTCCGTCTGctcaagaggaaaagaaaaaaaaactcgGTTGCTACGTAATCTCCGTAAGGTATCTACAGTAAGGCTGCTGTAAGCTGGTCATTTTAAACacagttcagatttttttttctccactagTCAAAGTCTTCCTTAGAACACGGCAGGATTTGTTGTACATCTAGGAAATACcagtattttactttttaactcTGTCTGAAGCTGGTAGATGACATTCATTGGTGCCGTGTATTTCAGTGAGAGAAAATAGCAACTAGGCAGCAAAAGGGTTTAATCTTTCAGCACCAGATTATATCCTTAAACTGGAATTTTTGTCATAAATACTCTTGAATTTACTTTCCTTAAGATGAGGTTAGCTCAGGGTATTTTACTGCATGCACAGTAAAATAAGATCTACTTAGTAACAAAAAGCACAGTGCTATCTTACCCCATTTGAAGTATATTTTAGGGCAAATTCTTTGATCTGCTCTATGTAGATGCTGTTGTAGAACTGTATGAGGTCTCCTCGCTCTTCCTCCTCGGTATCGCTGTTTGCACCGGTCAGGCGGGTGGGAGTAGGAGGAGCACTGCTGGGGTGTGGGACAGGCAGGGTGCTGCTGGAACGCATCACAGGGCTGGAGTCTCTGCTCGCTGAGGAGGGAAGCGCACACTCCTCAATCCCCAGCGGGGCACAGGCGTCTGCCATCAGTGTTGGTGATCCTGCTCAGCACCCTCCCTTACAGTAGACCAGCAAAATGCTGAGTATTGTTACAGAAACACTTCTTTTCTAACAGCTTATTGCTGAAAGTGATTTTTTCTGTAGAAGCTGAGCTAAAATTCCATTTCTCAGGCATTTCCCCTATAATTTGCCTTGTTGCCAGCTGGCCCAATTTCAATTGAGGAATGTCAGTCTTTCTTTCAGCAAATGGTAGAAATGTTTGCCTTGGTGGTACTTTTGCTCGTTTAATGTGGAAAGTTGTGAAATAAGTTATGTTTGTTCCTCCCCTCCTTGCCACCTTTCTGTGACTGCAAACATTAAAATGTACACTTATACTGTCAGGTATTTGAAAGCTGGTTGTAAGAATACACATGCTCACTTACTTGCTTTTCTATGCAAAATTCATTCAAGGAAAAATGTGTTAATTCATGTATAGAGGCTAGAATCTTTGTCCACACTCCAGAGACATGAGATGTGCCAAACCAGATGTTGGGAGGGGCTGCTGGTGGTTTTTATCTATGAAGCCAGCCAGCTACTGCCTCTCTGCTAAACTTTTAGAAGAAACTGCTGTGGATGTGTTACTTTCACACTACATCATGTTCTCTGGTGTCCAAACTTACCTGAGGAGTTCAGGCTGCCTTGGTAGTACGCTCTTAAGGTAAACACACACAGTGACAGATTCAAAACCGCTCTGTCAAAGCAGGTGCAATGCTAAGCTTCACTTTGCAAAGCAACTCTCGTACGTTGTTGGTACATTCTTAATTGTAGCTAAGTTTATCTAAGAAGGAACTGTTTAGTGTTTGGGTGACACAAAATCCAACTTGTACCCTACCTGTTCTGAAAATAGGATTAAAAATGAACATCTGGAATTTGGAAACACtcacttctttctttacttCTCTCCTTACTTCTGTCTGTAGGTGagttctgctggctgctgctatCACTGCTGCCAGACTGGCGGCGGCGTCTCCTGCCTTTTATCAGGACACTCCGGTACACCTGCAGGGAGACACAAGCATCACAGTACGTGTGAGTGGATGTGCAGTTACACAGTCTGGAAGCAACAGTCTGCACTGTACATCTGCTTTTCAGAACACTGTTTGACATCACATTGTTTTCTATAGGGGAAAATGCAGGCAGCCTCCTAACTGTTATCCAATAGGCACTGCTGTTGAAGGTTGTAAGTGAAGATAATTTAAATTACAGGTACAGTTGAACAGAAAAAGCTTTCAGTAGTGCAAAATTAGGGTGCAACTGCTATTTTTAAGGACAGTGGCTCAGAGAATGCATCATTTAATATGTATTAGATGATGTCATTTATTAAATGCCCTAGTTCTGCTTTGGGAACAGGGAGATTTCCAACTGTACTTACGTGACTCTTGGCTTGTGGTTGTGTCCGGTAGCAGCGCATAATGTTCTGGAACGACCTGTCTTCCTTTGTAACCTACGAATAGCGAGTATTAGACCTTCTGTGGTGgcttttggttgtttttttccccaccatttAGTTTGCTGAGGTTTTTGGGGGTTGCTAGAGCAATCTCTGGACTACCAAGCCTTAAAAAACATGCTGTTTTTATTCAGCTTACCTTAGCCATTACGTAGATAGCACACATCAGCAGCTGATCCAGATGCCTGTCCATCATGATTTCAGGGCAGTGCATCAAGGAATACTCAAAACACGTCCAGACTTTTTTCCGCAGCTCATCAGATATATCCAGTTTGACAGACAGATCCCGCAGACGAACACTTGCTAAATGATACACCTGATGGAAAAGACACAGTGCAGGGACCACATCAACAGTGTTTCTCTTATCCAAGTTACAGCACAGTTTGGACATGTGTGCCCTGTAAACTTGTGCAAATGATAAGCTAATGACAAATACTGAAATTATCTTCTTCTGCTTACAAGATTAAGACACTTATACCGGTACTGATGctaaaaaagcatttgtttttgaatTCCTCAATTGTCTGAAGTACAAAATCAGCACCCATAGAAACCTCTGTACTGAATGAATAAGAATATTTCAAaagtgaatttctttctttaagagCCTTAAAGAAGATGGACACGTTTAAGTAGCTGCTAGCCACAGATGTAAATCTACTTCTCAACTAGTGACAGCTGTACTGTTCATCTACTCTGACAGTGAGAAATAACTGCGCAGGAAACCAACTCTTCAGGGATGCATCTGAACAGACAAAACATGTTATCTTGGAAACTAAACATTCTCTTAttagaaataaggaaatattttagcatCACAGAAGAGCAACCAAAATACAAACTAATCTGAATTCAGAAGTACCTTTctaaagaagagagaaagtgaGCCCATCTTCCGTGACCGAGTGGCTgtggcagtgaggtgctgggcTGGTCTCGACTCTCCGGAGGTGATGTGCTGAACAGTGACCTGTCCTGGGAGCTGCAGCGTTGCCCCCGACACCTGAGTGCTCAGAGTGCCTGTGAGAGCCTGGGTGCTGAGGGGCTGAATGGAGCCAGAGACAGCTTGAGGCTGGCCCCCTACATTTACCTGCACTGGGAAGAAAGTTATTCCTCCATTTTCATTGGCGATGCCTGTAATTTAAGGAAGAGTCTGACGTAAGAGCAAGTTGTGGTGGTTTGTTTAGTGTGGATGGTGTTATCAGTTAGAGCTTTTTCTTAATAGTTCAGTAAATCTTAAATTAGTTGCTCATAGCTTGTAGTATATTATAGATACAAAATGTTTCATGAAAGTACTTGGAACTTCTTACCATAAGGAGACAAGAAAATAATGGAATTGAACTGATCTTAAATTATAATGTCACTTTCTTCCAGTTGAGGAAGCAAAGGTCACTGAAATAACCAAGTTGCTAATACGCAGTCAGTGAACATCTTTGTGCTGTCTGTGTCTTGTCTCTAAATTCCACTAATCTATTCATTACAGTTCTTTCCCACTATCCATTCTTAAGCCTGCTTTCCTGCTCTGGATGTGCTGTTTCCTCCCCACCCCCTTACTGTATACTAACACTTGGATAGAAATTGGCCTAATCTGACAGCAGCTCTTCTCTTACCTTGTACAGGTATGGTCACAGTTTGCCCATTATTGGCTGTTACGGTGGCGGTTGCTACTGTAACCAATGTCTGGCCAGGCACTGGAGTTACTGACACTGCTTCAGGATTCACATTCTGCACAGGCACCGTATTTACCACGGGCTGCTGGGAAACTCTGACTGGAGTTCCGTTGTCAGAGGTATTATCATTATCAACGAACAGCCTTCTCCTTGTAGGATGGGCTGTAGGAGAGCTGTATCTGTCATACAGGGTAGTAGGAGATGAAATGCCtgtggatttaaaaaaaattaagaatattGTTGTAAAATCTCTTATTATacaaatagattaaaaaaaaatgcgaTGAGACCCCAAACGTGAcaactggaagcatttaaaattaatgtcTACATCTGTGGCTTACAGATTATGAGATGACTTGATCTCAAATAACACGGTGCTGAAATCTTTTCCTCAGAGACTGTATTATGCTTCAGTTCTCTAGAAAAAACCTGAAGCCTCGCAGAACTAAACATACATTGGAGCTTCTAATCTGGTGTAACCAAAACAAGCTGCTCAGGTGCTGCTGATCAGAACAGATGTATTTATACACATACATGTGTGTACACAGGTGTTGTTTATAGACAAACTCCTGAAACCAGTGATACAGGACTGTTTACGAATAACGAAAATAACAAATGTTTCTGTCTTAGACAACTATGCAAGTTACAACAGAAATACCATTTACAAGTGCCTAATTCATGCACAACTGTACATAAACCATAAGGGCAGCTTCCTCTATGCCCTTTAGATTTGTAAATTTAGGGCATGGTGTAAGAGTGATAAATACGTTGGGCTTAAAAAATAGCTCACCTTTTCCCAGGCCTCCAGTTTCAGCTCGGACCTCATTTAGTCGTCTTGGTGTCAATGGAGAACCCACAACACTGTTGGCAGCAGATCTCTCAAAATACTGAGGTGGCATAACCTGAAATAGTTGTACTTTTATTAGTGTA
Coding sequences within:
- the RBL2 gene encoding retinoblastoma-like protein 2 translates to MKKWEDMANLPSQFRERTERLERNFTVSAVIFKKYEPIFQDIFRYPQEDQPRQQRGRKQRRQPCTVSEVFQFCWVLFVHAKGNFPMISDDLVNSYHLLLCALDLVYGNALQCPNHKELLNPNFKGLPEDFHSKDYKVSSDPPCIIEKLCSLHYGLVLEAKGIKEHFWKPYIRKLFDKKLLKGKDENLTGFLDPGNFGDSFKAINKAYEEYVLSVGNLDERIFLGEDADEEIGTLTRCLNTPSGMETAERVQVKHNLQQHFDRSKSLRMTTPLTGRRYMKESNPYVTPVSIATYSLSRLHTMLAGLKNAPSENLEQIFKACSRDPSQSIASRVKEMCDIYCQSMQSEEEFSNLSKDVASKHFRRAEVLYYKVLESVIEQERRRLGDADLSAVLEQDVFHRSLLACCLEIVTFTYKLPGSFPFITEIFDIPVYHFYKVIEVFIRAEDGLCREVVKHLNHIEEQILESMAWKQESILWDRIRDNDNKVPSCEEVMPPQYFERSAANSVVGSPLTPRRLNEVRAETGGLGKGISSPTTLYDRYSSPTAHPTRRRLFVDNDNTSDNGTPVRVSQQPVVNTVPVQNVNPEAVSVTPVPGQTLVTVATATVTANNGQTVTIPVQGIANENGGITFFPVQVNVGGQPQAVSGSIQPLSTQALTGTLSTQVSGATLQLPGQVTVQHITSGESRPAQHLTATATRSRKMGSLSLFFRKVYHLASVRLRDLSVKLDISDELRKKVWTCFEYSLMHCPEIMMDRHLDQLLMCAIYVMAKVTKEDRSFQNIMRCYRTQPQAKSHVYRSVLIKGRRRRRQSGSSDSSSQQNSPTDRSKERSKERTSRDSSPVMRSSSTLPVPHPSSAPPTPTRLTGANSDTEEEERGDLIQFYNSIYIEQIKEFALKYTSNGTDSPPLSPYPFVRISSPRRVQLTQNHPVYISPHKNVSALSHREKIFYYFSSSPSKRLKEINSMIRTGETPTKKRGILLEDDSEAPAKRICQENHTALLRRLQDVANDRGSH